From one Pedobacter faecalis genomic stretch:
- a CDS encoding heavy metal translocating P-type ATPase — protein MIKGKIPLLTAFAILVVMLVLEYGFGVIPAFPVNLIIYLAAYLLAGYNVLDLAFRKARRLDIFNEFFLMSVATIGAFSIGSYSEGVAVMVFYSIGEWFQDAAVNRAKRSIKALLDVRPDQATVLREGRFVEVPPANVQIGEVLQLKAGEKLALDGRLRSEYASFDTAALTGESVPQMIERGGQVLAGMINRENVVEVEVSALFRDSKLSRILEMVQDATARKSQTQLFISRFAKVYTPVVFALAVLVCFVPYLVVGDYSFREWFYRALVFLVISCPCALVVSIPLGYFGGIGLASRNGILFKGSNFLDVMTRVDTVVVDKTGTLTKGVFKVQEVVPVALPAQAIVSLAAAVEANSTHPVARAIIAYASEQGSWSLAEDVREIPGHGLAGRAGGKQVLVGNTKLLSSFEVSYPREIEALSNTTVVVAIEGSYAGYITVADEAKPDAGLAIKELRNMGIDTIMLSGDRQSVVNQVALALGIDHAYGNLLPEDKVRHVTELKAEGRRLAFAGDGVNDAPVVALADAGIAMGGLGSDATVETADIVIQNDQPSKIAMAIRIGKLTRQVVWQNITMALVVKVAVLALGAGGVASLWEAVIADVGVALLAILNAVRIQRSDLS, from the coding sequence ATGATTAAAGGTAAGATCCCGTTGCTGACCGCTTTCGCCATTCTTGTGGTTATGCTCGTCCTGGAATATGGTTTCGGGGTTATTCCTGCGTTTCCGGTCAACCTGATCATTTATCTTGCCGCCTATCTGCTGGCGGGGTATAACGTGCTCGACCTGGCTTTCAGAAAGGCCCGGCGACTGGATATTTTTAACGAGTTCTTTTTGATGAGCGTGGCAACTATAGGTGCCTTCAGCATTGGTTCTTACAGCGAGGGGGTGGCCGTAATGGTATTTTATTCCATAGGCGAATGGTTTCAGGATGCTGCGGTAAACAGGGCCAAACGCAGCATTAAAGCTTTGCTCGATGTACGACCCGATCAGGCTACGGTATTGCGGGAGGGCAGGTTTGTCGAAGTCCCGCCAGCTAATGTGCAAATCGGGGAAGTGCTGCAGCTCAAAGCGGGAGAGAAGCTGGCCCTGGATGGCCGACTGAGATCGGAGTATGCATCTTTCGATACTGCCGCGCTAACCGGTGAGAGCGTACCGCAGATGATCGAAAGAGGGGGACAGGTACTTGCCGGCATGATTAACCGGGAGAATGTGGTAGAGGTAGAAGTAAGCGCCTTGTTTCGCGACAGTAAGCTGAGCCGTATACTGGAAATGGTGCAGGATGCGACGGCGCGTAAATCCCAGACCCAACTTTTCATCAGCCGTTTTGCAAAAGTGTATACGCCTGTTGTATTTGCTTTGGCAGTGCTGGTTTGCTTTGTGCCTTATTTGGTGGTCGGCGACTACAGCTTCCGCGAGTGGTTCTACCGTGCCCTTGTGTTTCTGGTGATCAGTTGCCCATGTGCCCTTGTCGTATCTATCCCGCTTGGTTATTTCGGAGGTATCGGATTGGCATCCAGGAACGGCATCCTTTTTAAGGGATCGAACTTTCTGGATGTGATGACCAGGGTGGACACGGTGGTGGTGGACAAAACCGGCACGTTGACTAAAGGCGTATTCAAAGTCCAGGAGGTGGTGCCGGTGGCTTTGCCTGCACAGGCCATTGTTTCCCTAGCTGCTGCGGTGGAAGCAAATTCTACCCACCCTGTGGCACGAGCCATAATAGCGTATGCGTCGGAGCAGGGCAGTTGGAGTCTGGCGGAAGATGTGCGTGAAATACCTGGCCACGGACTGGCTGGCAGGGCGGGCGGAAAGCAGGTTCTGGTAGGTAATACCAAATTGCTCTCCAGCTTTGAAGTGTCCTATCCGCGAGAAATTGAGGCTTTAAGCAATACGACCGTGGTTGTGGCGATAGAGGGATCGTATGCAGGATACATAACCGTAGCAGACGAGGCTAAACCCGATGCCGGACTTGCTATTAAAGAGCTGCGTAACATGGGCATTGACACCATTATGCTGTCGGGCGATAGACAATCGGTGGTAAATCAGGTAGCACTTGCGCTGGGTATAGACCATGCCTACGGGAACCTGCTGCCCGAAGACAAGGTGCGGCACGTAACGGAGCTTAAGGCTGAGGGCAGACGCCTGGCTTTTGCCGGTGACGGGGTTAACGACGCACCGGTGGTAGCACTCGCCGATGCAGGTATCGCCATGGGCGGTTTGGGAAGTGATGCTACTGTGGAGACCGCCGATATTGTGATTCAAAACGATCAGCCGTCAAAGATCGCCATGGCCATCAGAATTGGCAAACTTACCCGGCAGGTAGTCTGGCAAAACATAACCATGGCGCTCGTTGTAAAAGTGGCTGTGCTCGCCCTCGGTGCAGGCGGTGTGGCAAGCTTATGGGAGGCCGTTATTGCCGACGTCGGCGTGGCCCTGCTCGCCATACTGAACGCCGTACGTATACAGCGGTCCGACTTATCTTAG
- a CDS encoding DinB family protein: MKTFFAELFTYNRDMNQRVIALLSDNREQIGSKSVLLMSHIINAQRIWNFRISLEGAPFGVWQEHPIDSLQALDQENYERSLEVLSSEDLERMVSYKMSTGVPFVNSVRDILFHAINHGTYHRAQIATDVKVHGVSPLLTDFIFYKR; encoded by the coding sequence ATGAAAACATTCTTCGCTGAGCTTTTTACTTATAACCGCGATATGAATCAGAGGGTTATAGCCCTGCTTTCTGACAATCGTGAGCAAATTGGCTCAAAGTCGGTCCTGCTTATGTCGCACATCATCAACGCACAGCGCATCTGGAACTTCAGGATCAGTCTTGAGGGCGCACCCTTTGGCGTTTGGCAGGAGCATCCTATCGACAGTCTCCAGGCGCTCGATCAGGAGAATTATGAGCGGAGCCTGGAAGTTCTTTCGTCTGAAGACTTAGAGAGAATGGTAAGCTATAAAATGAGCACTGGTGTTCCTTTTGTGAATTCCGTGCGCGACATCCTTTTTCATGCAATAAACCACGGTACCTACCATCGCGCACAGATCGCTACGGATGTAAAGGTACATGGGGTGAGTCCGCTGCTTACCGATTTTATTTTTTATAAACGCTAA
- a CDS encoding WD40/YVTN/BNR-like repeat-containing protein — protein sequence MMRYLLLFILFPFLASGQKYELVELTAEAASSIRGMSVVSDQIAWVSGSAGSVGKTLDGGKTWSWFKPAGYEQLDFRDIEAFDGKRAVIVNAGSPAFILTTRDGGKTWKEVYQNRDSAIFLDGMAFWNQREGLIFGDPINHKMQLLKTKDGGGSWSDVSGSLHFPLAEGEAGFAASGSTIRAMKGGKVWIATGGKVSNIYVSNNYGSSWSVYPCPIWQGESSTGVFSMDFLDKKRGIVVGGNYVKDKENANNILLTYDGGKTWKKPVSPVKGYRSSVLYINPKLVLATGTSGTDISEDGGLNWSSLSPLGFNVLGKSKNSRLILLANGKGQVYQLRRKKS from the coding sequence ATGATGCGATACCTCCTGTTATTTATCCTGTTTCCTTTCCTAGCGTCCGGCCAGAAGTATGAGCTCGTCGAATTAACCGCCGAAGCGGCCTCAAGTATCAGAGGTATGTCGGTCGTGAGTGATCAAATTGCCTGGGTGAGCGGAAGTGCTGGTAGCGTTGGTAAGACACTCGACGGTGGAAAAACCTGGTCCTGGTTTAAACCTGCTGGTTACGAGCAACTGGATTTCAGGGATATTGAAGCTTTCGATGGTAAAAGGGCCGTGATCGTAAATGCCGGATCACCTGCCTTTATACTTACCACCCGCGACGGCGGCAAGACCTGGAAGGAAGTCTACCAAAACCGTGACTCTGCCATTTTTCTGGACGGCATGGCTTTCTGGAACCAGCGTGAGGGATTAATTTTCGGCGATCCGATTAATCATAAGATGCAATTGCTAAAAACGAAGGATGGGGGAGGTTCCTGGAGCGATGTGTCCGGTAGTTTGCACTTTCCGCTTGCCGAAGGTGAGGCGGGCTTTGCAGCCAGTGGCAGCACCATACGCGCCATGAAAGGCGGGAAAGTCTGGATAGCCACAGGCGGTAAGGTATCCAACATCTACGTAAGCAATAATTACGGTTCGTCGTGGTCGGTCTACCCCTGTCCCATCTGGCAGGGCGAAAGCAGTACAGGCGTGTTCTCTATGGATTTCCTGGATAAGAAAAGAGGTATCGTAGTAGGCGGCAACTATGTGAAGGACAAGGAGAATGCGAACAACATACTACTTACTTACGATGGGGGCAAAACATGGAAGAAGCCGGTTAGTCCGGTGAAAGGATATCGTTCAAGTGTTCTGTATATAAATCCAAAACTGGTCCTGGCTACAGGTACTTCGGGTACCGACATCTCTGAAGATGGCGGACTTAATTGGAGCAGCCTTTCACCGCTTGGTTTCAATGTACTTGGCAAAAGCAAAAATAGCCGGTTGATCTTGCTTGCGAACGGCAAGGGACAGGTGTACCAGTTGCGTCGCAAAAAAAGTTAG
- a CDS encoding SDR family oxidoreductase, with the protein MQQDPTEKFPQPPFPEQEQETPGRERDMKPLADHGEETYKGCGKLAGKKAVITGGDSGIGRAVAIAYAREGADVLIAYLDDVEDEDAQSTAKLVEEAGRKAILVKGDIQDETHCQYIIDTAVKEFGQIDILVNNAAYQMARESMEEISAEEWHRVFQTNITAMFYLCKAAEPHMKPGSSIINTTSVNAYSPSPQLLHYAATKGAIQNFTSNLAQILLQNGKGIRVNAVAPGPIWTPLIPSTMPEPETFGQDTPMGRPGQPAEVAPAFVFLASEDASYIAGATIPVTGGRVTI; encoded by the coding sequence ATGCAACAAGATCCAACAGAAAAATTCCCGCAGCCGCCTTTTCCCGAGCAGGAACAGGAAACGCCGGGTAGAGAACGCGACATGAAGCCCCTTGCCGATCATGGGGAGGAAACTTACAAAGGATGCGGTAAACTCGCCGGAAAAAAAGCCGTCATTACGGGCGGTGACTCTGGCATAGGGCGCGCCGTGGCCATTGCGTATGCCCGTGAAGGCGCAGACGTCCTGATCGCCTATTTGGACGATGTGGAAGATGAAGACGCACAATCGACGGCCAAACTAGTGGAAGAAGCAGGGCGGAAGGCTATCCTGGTGAAGGGCGATATCCAGGACGAGACGCACTGCCAGTATATTATAGACACGGCCGTTAAGGAATTTGGCCAGATAGATATCCTGGTGAACAATGCGGCCTACCAGATGGCCAGGGAGTCGATGGAGGAAATATCGGCTGAAGAATGGCACAGGGTATTTCAGACCAACATCACTGCAATGTTTTACCTGTGCAAAGCCGCCGAACCGCATATGAAACCAGGCAGCAGCATCATCAACACTACCTCCGTCAACGCCTATTCACCTAGCCCTCAATTGCTGCACTATGCCGCTACAAAAGGTGCGATACAAAATTTTACCTCCAACCTTGCGCAGATTCTGCTGCAAAACGGTAAAGGCATACGGGTAAATGCCGTAGCTCCGGGACCGATCTGGACCCCGCTTATCCCGTCGACCATGCCTGAGCCAGAAACGTTCGGACAGGACACACCAATGGGCCGCCCCGGACAGCCTGCTGAAGTAGCTCCAGCCTTTGTGTTTCTAGCCTCGGAAGACGCCAGCTACATTGCAGGAGCTACCATTCCGGTAACAGGTGGCCGTGTAACGATCTAA
- a CDS encoding alpha/beta hydrolase, which produces MKNTIGILTVLSLFILSSCKKDKKVNLEAQVITDVSYGTDSRQKMDVYLPEGRNENTPVIVFLHGGGFVAGDKSDFSGQSSQLSARGFAVLNVNYRLVDIDGVLSTPIVHKPSAVKISDQLLDIQAAVNMAVSKRGDWKISSDKWGIAGHSAGGTLALLYAYGDRNSDNRVKAAANWAGATNFAFQDESEVRALDPRIAEVIYRAVGAEPVQANILAYMAVSPLWLANQGKARATINIRPESNVVADLPDGSKNEYQQFTNILNSKGVDNKWVEVSGADHGFSKAGNWDLVISETSAFFQARLR; this is translated from the coding sequence ATGAAAAACACAATTGGTATACTAACCGTCCTCTCCCTGTTTATCCTCTCATCTTGTAAGAAAGATAAAAAAGTAAATCTGGAAGCCCAGGTAATCACAGATGTCAGTTATGGTACGGACAGCAGGCAAAAGATGGACGTATATCTGCCCGAAGGGCGAAATGAGAATACACCGGTCATTGTTTTTCTGCATGGTGGTGGCTTTGTGGCGGGCGATAAGTCGGATTTTTCCGGACAAAGCAGTCAGCTTTCAGCCAGAGGATTTGCGGTGCTCAATGTAAATTACAGATTGGTAGACATAGACGGTGTTTTAAGCACACCCATAGTACACAAGCCGAGTGCAGTAAAGATTTCCGATCAGCTTCTGGACATTCAGGCAGCTGTGAACATGGCCGTCTCAAAGCGTGGCGACTGGAAGATCAGCTCAGATAAATGGGGTATTGCCGGACATAGTGCGGGAGGTACCCTGGCATTGTTGTACGCGTATGGCGACAGGAACTCGGACAATCGTGTTAAAGCAGCGGCCAACTGGGCTGGCGCTACCAATTTTGCATTTCAGGATGAATCTGAGGTGAGGGCGCTTGACCCAAGGATTGCTGAAGTAATCTACCGTGCCGTAGGTGCCGAGCCTGTGCAGGCAAATATTCTGGCTTACATGGCGGTAAGTCCGCTTTGGCTGGCCAACCAGGGAAAGGCCAGAGCAACCATCAACATACGGCCCGAATCTAATGTGGTGGCAGATTTGCCTGATGGCAGTAAGAATGAATACCAGCAGTTTACCAATATCTTAAACAGCAAGGGGGTCGACAATAAATGGGTAGAAGTATCGGGTGCGGATCATGGCTTTTCAAAAGCGGGCAACTGGGACCTGGTGATCAGCGAAACTTCTGCTTTCTTCCAGGCCCGGTTGCGTTAG
- a CDS encoding arylesterase encodes MKRILFFGNSLTAGYGLSNAQEQSFPSLIQQKINESGLQYECINAGVSGDTSASGLARLGLYLPNPMDIFVLELGANDMIRGINPKTTEDNLQRIVDRVKAAHPEAQLMLLGMQLPLWVPGERAAEFRMLYSNMAIKNQMTFVPFLLEGVAGIRHLNMHDGIHPLAEGYVIIAQKVWPVLKPLLR; translated from the coding sequence ATGAAGCGCATACTTTTTTTCGGAAATAGCCTGACGGCGGGTTACGGGCTTTCCAACGCCCAAGAACAATCATTCCCCTCCTTAATTCAGCAAAAGATTAACGAGTCGGGCTTGCAATATGAATGCATCAATGCCGGCGTGAGCGGAGATACCTCCGCTTCGGGCCTCGCGCGGCTCGGGCTCTATCTGCCAAATCCGATGGATATCTTTGTGCTTGAGCTTGGCGCCAACGATATGATACGCGGTATCAATCCCAAAACAACAGAGGATAACCTGCAGCGCATTGTCGATCGCGTTAAGGCTGCCCATCCTGAAGCTCAGTTGATGCTGCTGGGCATGCAGTTGCCCTTGTGGGTGCCCGGCGAGCGTGCTGCAGAATTTCGCATGCTTTACAGTAATATGGCCATTAAGAACCAAATGACTTTTGTGCCCTTCCTGCTTGAGGGTGTTGCGGGGATCCGTCACCTGAATATGCACGACGGCATACATCCTCTTGCCGAAGGGTATGTAATCATTGCGCAGAAGGTGTGGCCGGTCCTTAAGCCTCTGCTTCGCTGA
- a CDS encoding YihY/virulence factor BrkB family protein has translation MDRKKITFKGIWELLKNAFTGFGDHKVTKLSGSLAYYTVFSMAPLLVVIISLCGIFLGEEAANNQIYGQLAGFMGKETALQLQEIVQKAAIGNKGTIAFIIGIVTLLVGATTVFADIQDSINTIWGLKPKPKRGWLKMLQNRFLSFSVIISLAFLLLVSLGITSLLDGFSSRLQARFSNVSVVLFYIINQLVTLAVVSLIFGVIFKVLPDAIIKWRDVTLGAVVTALLFMLGKFGISIYIGQSDVGSTYGAAGSLVILLLWTYYSSIILYFGAEFTKAYAVAYGSEIRPSHYAVTTKEVEIETGNNSVQDNEK, from the coding sequence ATGGATAGAAAAAAAATCACCTTTAAGGGAATCTGGGAGCTACTCAAGAATGCTTTTACTGGCTTTGGCGATCACAAGGTCACCAAGCTGAGTGGTTCCCTGGCTTACTACACGGTATTTTCGATGGCTCCGCTGCTCGTGGTTATCATCTCACTTTGCGGAATCTTTTTGGGCGAGGAAGCGGCCAATAACCAGATATACGGACAGCTAGCCGGATTTATGGGAAAGGAAACGGCCTTACAGTTGCAAGAGATCGTTCAGAAGGCCGCCATTGGCAATAAAGGTACGATTGCCTTCATTATTGGTATTGTTACCTTGCTGGTTGGTGCTACCACAGTCTTTGCCGATATTCAAGATTCTATAAATACGATATGGGGCTTAAAACCTAAACCAAAACGCGGATGGCTTAAAATGCTGCAAAACCGCTTCCTGTCGTTTTCAGTAATCATAAGCCTGGCTTTCCTGTTACTGGTATCGCTAGGTATTACTTCGCTTCTCGACGGGTTCAGCTCAAGGCTTCAAGCCCGCTTCTCGAATGTGTCGGTCGTCTTGTTTTACATCATCAATCAGTTGGTTACGCTTGCTGTAGTTTCGCTCATTTTTGGGGTCATCTTTAAAGTGCTTCCCGATGCGATCATCAAATGGCGTGATGTGACCTTGGGTGCAGTAGTAACTGCGCTACTGTTTATGCTGGGCAAATTTGGTATCTCCATCTATATCGGACAAAGTGACGTCGGCAGCACTTACGGCGCTGCCGGTTCCTTGGTTATTTTGTTATTGTGGACTTATTATTCGTCTATTATCCTTTACTTCGGAGCGGAATTTACCAAAGCTTATGCGGTGGCCTATGGTTCAGAAATCCGTCCTTCACATTATGCCGTGACTACAAAGGAAGTGGAGATTGAAACGGGAAATAATTCCGTTCAGGACAACGAAAAATGA
- a CDS encoding inorganic diphosphatase, producing MEETVTAIVETPRGSAHKYDFDPGSGSIKLKKVMPAGLVFPFDFGFLPGTVGGDGDPMDVLLISELACFPGCAVDCRIIGGLLAEQTERDGTVMTNDRVIAVPVVSATYSSVTRLSDLPKGMLNEIEEFFKNYNAQAGKVFKVKRRISAAQALALVEKSRDQLELTLLFEIFLPLKDNAGRAFPERVYSNLQKQLVKKFGGVTMYTRSPAQGLWDTGRSREQKDDLVIFEVMAAVYDEAFWKNLKEELEENLGQEEILIRSSKAQTVR from the coding sequence GTGGAAGAAACCGTTACGGCCATTGTTGAAACGCCACGCGGATCGGCACATAAATATGACTTTGATCCGGGATCGGGCAGCATTAAGCTTAAAAAGGTAATGCCTGCAGGCCTTGTATTTCCCTTCGATTTCGGATTTCTGCCGGGCACTGTTGGCGGCGATGGCGATCCGATGGATGTTTTGCTAATTTCCGAACTGGCCTGCTTTCCGGGCTGCGCGGTCGACTGCCGGATTATTGGCGGTCTGCTGGCCGAGCAAACCGAACGCGACGGTACCGTAATGACCAACGACCGGGTTATTGCCGTACCCGTCGTCTCAGCCACGTACAGCTCAGTGACAAGGCTGAGCGATCTCCCTAAGGGCATGCTCAACGAGATCGAGGAGTTTTTTAAAAATTATAACGCGCAGGCAGGTAAGGTATTTAAAGTGAAGAGGAGGATATCCGCTGCGCAGGCCCTGGCTTTGGTCGAAAAAAGCCGTGACCAGCTTGAGCTTACGCTGCTGTTTGAGATCTTTCTGCCCTTAAAAGACAATGCCGGAAGAGCCTTTCCCGAACGCGTTTACAGCAATCTGCAAAAGCAACTGGTCAAAAAGTTTGGTGGGGTTACCATGTACACACGAAGCCCGGCCCAGGGCTTATGGGACACGGGACGAAGCCGGGAGCAGAAAGATGACCTGGTCATTTTTGAGGTCATGGCCGCTGTTTACGACGAAGCCTTCTGGAAAAACCTTAAAGAGGAGCTTGAAGAGAACCTCGGTCAGGAAGAAATCCTGATCCGGAGTTCCAAAGCGCAAACCGTTAGGTAG
- a CDS encoding VOC family protein, which yields MATQIFVNLPVEELNRSVEFFTKLGYTFNPQFTDEKATCMIISDTIYVMLLTRPFFQTFTKKDIVDAHKAVECTICLSCESKEEVDQIVEKAVAAGATVPNPASDHGFMYQHSFEDLDGHHWEFVWMNTEASSEQM from the coding sequence ATGGCAACTCAGATTTTTGTGAATTTACCTGTTGAGGAGCTCAACCGCTCCGTAGAATTTTTTACTAAGCTCGGTTATACCTTCAATCCGCAGTTTACCGACGAAAAGGCAACTTGTATGATCATCAGCGACACCATATATGTCATGCTGCTTACCAGGCCATTCTTTCAAACCTTCACCAAGAAAGACATTGTAGATGCACATAAAGCCGTGGAATGCACCATTTGCCTCTCTTGCGAAAGCAAGGAGGAGGTCGACCAGATCGTAGAGAAGGCGGTTGCAGCCGGCGCCACAGTTCCCAATCCGGCTAGCGACCACGGGTTCATGTATCAGCATAGCTTTGAAGACCTTGATGGCCACCACTGGGAGTTTGTCTGGATGAATACGGAAGCCTCGTCAGAGCAGATGTAG
- a CDS encoding family 78 glycoside hydrolase catalytic domain yields MRTYFFCLMSVLLTVGTAFAKPSPVKIGRLECEQLSNPLAIDRLQPVLSWQLTSDEKDKRQSAYRVLVASSLALLQQEKGDYWDTGMLKSANSTQIQYKGKPLTSGTTLFWKVMVWDENNEPSEWSALASWTMGLLAAGDWKAKWIGTAPTPFPDSAITYPSPYFRKEFVAGKEIQKATVYVSGLGFYELFLNGKRIGDQVLAPAVTNYDRRPLKRLLYPYDDQSTQRVFYNTFDVTTALNLKKNAIGMQLGNGWYNQRDRTVEGHMWYDTPRLIFQLEILYTDGSKATIVSDETWKTRTGPLLKDGIFTGEIYDARLELGNWASAGYQDAKWKPATLVRAPTGSLHPQTAPFDKVMRTLVPTFDGKLNDSVYRYSLPETVAGWASIEVKGKAGSTLKIRYVSEEAEDYGQFDTYILKGEGTETWEPKFTWHAFRYIEVTSKDVALNKESLKVKDVYTAVVPDGEFECSNPFFNKINSAYLKTQQANFHGSVSSDCPHRERLGYTGDGQVIVGSSIFSYDMRQFYRKWLDDMDDARNKKTGFVTHTAPFGGGGGGPAWGSAYVIMPWAYFNYYGDTTILTRHYTGMKQWVEYLQTRTNEKGLISREEPGGWCLGDWCTPGNVEVPSELVNTAYFYHVTNLMTGIANVLGKGDDQLKFSELAKDIKKNFNAAYYNASGQTYWEGRQGADVFALAFGLVPAERYDTVFASLLAHLKKINYHFDSGILGTPLLLNVLSANDRDDIAYELMNQKDFPSFGYLLDEKNSTLWESWNGDGSRCHPMFGSVVEWFYTGLAGIKVDQAAPGMNHFVIAPKTVTELDHCKASYRSPFGRIRSEWKRSGNGTMKVLIEVPVNASATFVLPGGAQRAKDTSGAELQARKVDNKYVMEFQSGIHEFEVL; encoded by the coding sequence ATGAGAACCTATTTTTTTTGTCTGATGTCCGTTTTGTTGACGGTCGGGACCGCATTTGCAAAGCCCTCGCCGGTAAAAATTGGCAGACTGGAATGCGAGCAGCTTTCTAATCCCCTTGCCATCGATCGTTTACAACCGGTATTGAGCTGGCAACTAACTTCTGACGAGAAAGATAAGCGTCAAAGCGCCTATCGTGTGCTGGTAGCCAGCAGCCTGGCATTGCTGCAGCAGGAAAAAGGTGACTATTGGGACACTGGCATGCTTAAGTCGGCCAACTCCACGCAAATTCAATATAAGGGTAAGCCTCTTACTTCAGGGACGACATTATTCTGGAAGGTGATGGTATGGGATGAAAACAATGAGCCATCAGAATGGAGCGCACTGGCATCCTGGACCATGGGCTTGCTAGCTGCGGGCGACTGGAAGGCGAAATGGATCGGCACGGCGCCAACGCCCTTTCCGGATTCGGCGATAACTTATCCCTCACCGTATTTCCGCAAAGAGTTCGTGGCAGGAAAAGAAATACAAAAAGCAACGGTTTATGTGAGTGGTTTGGGGTTTTATGAACTATTTCTGAACGGGAAAAGAATTGGCGATCAGGTGCTGGCGCCTGCGGTGACCAACTACGATAGAAGACCTCTAAAGAGGTTGCTTTACCCCTACGACGACCAGTCGACACAACGCGTGTTTTACAATACCTTCGACGTTACAACCGCACTGAACTTAAAAAAGAACGCGATAGGCATGCAACTTGGCAATGGCTGGTACAACCAGCGCGACCGCACGGTGGAGGGCCATATGTGGTACGACACGCCACGATTGATCTTCCAGCTGGAAATTCTGTATACCGACGGCAGCAAAGCGACGATAGTTTCCGACGAAACCTGGAAAACGCGTACAGGACCTCTGCTGAAGGATGGAATATTTACGGGAGAGATTTATGATGCGCGACTGGAACTGGGCAACTGGGCCAGCGCAGGGTACCAGGATGCAAAATGGAAGCCGGCGACGCTTGTTCGGGCACCTACGGGCAGTCTGCACCCACAAACAGCGCCTTTCGATAAAGTGATGCGCACGCTTGTTCCGACATTTGACGGGAAGTTGAACGACTCGGTGTACCGGTACAGCTTGCCCGAAACAGTAGCTGGCTGGGCGTCCATCGAGGTAAAAGGAAAAGCGGGAAGCACGCTGAAAATAAGATATGTAAGTGAAGAAGCCGAAGATTACGGACAGTTTGACACCTATATTCTGAAAGGTGAGGGTACAGAAACCTGGGAACCGAAATTTACCTGGCATGCATTCAGGTATATTGAAGTGACTTCGAAAGATGTGGCCCTGAATAAGGAAAGCCTCAAGGTAAAAGACGTGTACACAGCGGTAGTCCCGGACGGTGAGTTTGAGTGCTCAAATCCGTTTTTTAATAAAATCAATTCGGCTTATCTGAAAACGCAGCAGGCCAACTTTCATGGAAGCGTGAGCAGCGATTGCCCGCACCGCGAAAGGCTGGGATACACGGGCGACGGGCAGGTGATTGTGGGAAGCTCTATTTTTAGTTACGACATGCGGCAATTTTACCGCAAGTGGCTGGACGACATGGACGATGCGCGTAATAAGAAAACGGGTTTTGTGACGCACACGGCCCCTTTTGGCGGTGGTGGCGGCGGACCAGCTTGGGGGTCGGCATACGTGATTATGCCTTGGGCATATTTCAATTATTATGGGGATACCACCATACTGACCCGTCACTATACCGGCATGAAACAATGGGTGGAGTATTTGCAAACCCGGACAAACGAGAAGGGCTTGATATCGAGAGAAGAACCTGGCGGGTGGTGTTTGGGCGACTGGTGCACTCCTGGCAATGTTGAAGTACCATCGGAACTGGTCAACACCGCTTATTTCTACCATGTCACCAACCTGATGACTGGCATTGCAAACGTGCTTGGCAAAGGCGACGATCAACTTAAGTTTTCGGAACTAGCTAAGGATATTAAGAAGAACTTTAACGCCGCATACTATAATGCATCCGGGCAGACCTACTGGGAAGGCCGGCAGGGCGCAGATGTTTTTGCCCTGGCTTTCGGACTGGTACCAGCAGAACGCTATGATACTGTCTTTGCAAGCCTGCTGGCGCATTTGAAAAAAATAAATTATCACTTTGACTCAGGCATATTGGGTACCCCCCTGCTTTTGAATGTGCTGAGTGCAAACGATCGGGACGATATTGCATACGAGTTGATGAATCAGAAGGATTTCCCAAGCTTTGGTTACCTGCTTGACGAAAAAAACAGCACACTATGGGAATCCTGGAACGGAGATGGCTCGAGATGTCACCCCATGTTCGGAAGCGTAGTAGAATGGTTTTATACCGGTTTGGCTGGAATAAAAGTAGATCAGGCTGCGCCCGGCATGAACCACTTCGTGATAGCGCCTAAGACCGTCACTGAGCTGGACCATTGTAAGGCGTCGTACAGAAGTCCCTTTGGCCGAATACGCTCAGAATGGAAGCGCTCGGGCAATGGAACTATGAAAGTGCTTATCGAAGTACCAGTAAATGCTTCGGCGACTTTTGTACTACCCGGCGGGGCGCAACGGGCAAAGGATACATCGGGCGCTGAACTGCAGGCAAGAAAAGTAGACAACAAGTATGTCATGGAATTTCAATCGGGCATCCATGAGTTCGAAGTGCTGTAA